AGGTGCTTTTTTCTAATTTCACATTGTTGTGTTTTACTCCACCAGGTGAAGAACATcaagttttcttcttccattctttctcagtttttcaCAATGGAACAGTCTTTGAGCATGAGTTTGAGTCCACCCTCTTGTACTGTGAAATGATCATTCCACACAGAAATCACACTAGCAAgtctgggtgtttttttgtaacagaaataaaagactGTCAAAATCAATGGGCTAAGGGACATGATTtgttataaatttatttaatcttcAGTATTTCAGCTTGCACCTTTGCTTcagcactttaaaataaaatgttcaacTATGACAGTAACTGCCTAATTTACATTGAGTCCCAGTCAATGTTCTTAAAAGAAGCTCATAATAATCCCATTGTGTTTGGTGTTGCATATGACTagttccactttttttttttttccccagaattaaCAGTGTCAAGTTCTTACAAAGCCTTGAGTTTACAACATTTGTGTGTGCAGACCCAGGAGTACAAACTGTGACCTGATAATCCTGAAACAGTCAGTAGTCTAGGAGGGAattcttttttaccttttttccgtgcctgaaaacaagaaaacttcAAATTCTACTGTATATTTAAATggtaggaagaaaaatatacaaGCTTGTATTTATACTGTATTTCTATCAATGGCAACAGGTCATAAATTCATGTTTGCAACTATCACAAAGACTCATGAACACCAATTCATTTTTATACTGTAAATACTGCTGGATTGATGGTTTAGGATTATCAATTCACTGTTGTCTTATGTCTATAACAGTTCAAAAGCATCCTGgagaaaaatcctgaaacacATACCTTCCGGTATAGAATAATGCAACTGCATTAGCTAAATATATACTGTACAGAAGTCTTATCAGCATTTTACCTACCAAAGATGTAAGATTCCACTTTCAAATACAAAGCAGATAGCCAATAATGTATACTTATAATACAGCcctcttctttgtttttgtaattttttttcctcttttgttttaaacaattTGGTCACAATGCACCTTTgatataaaagcattttaaacttTATTATTAATACTCAGAACATTAGGatttccagaatttttttttttttcagtagcatTTGTAGAACCACTTTTGGTAACAAATACAGTAGTTAGGAATGAGCATCCAGATGAGAATGCAGAAGTGTATTATCCAGAATCCTTTCCAGCTAAGACCACAGGGCTGGTACTGTGATGAGTAATAGTACTAGAACCACAAAACACTAGAGTATGTTTCTTAGAGGCTACATCCTCTTTTGCTGGAACactttataaatacatattaaaaagtAAGGCAACAACTCCAAACTGTCCAAACTGCTATCTCAACTCAATTTCCAATTAGATCCATGACCACTGGAGATCAATCTCATGCTTGTGTTGTTTAGCATGTGTCTTTATTCTTTCAGAATGGTCCAATAAGAACATACTGTAATAATTTAGCAATTGGTGTTTCTAAACCAACTCTGGTACATGTGTCCAATGCTGCATCACTAATACTGGTTAGGTATTGAAGTCTAGGGTGTTACCActgcccattttttttccatggattgTGGACACTAATTTGGATTTGCAATAAATAGGTGCACGAATCCAAAGCTCCCTTTCCTACTATGTTTATCACCTActtgttttttaattcctaATGTTCAAATTAAGGAAGCACCAGAGACAGCCTGGTACTAAAAAAATGCTCACACCAGTAAACAAAACTTTTATTCAGGACCAATGTTTTTCATGGCCCTGATCTGAATGGACATTCAACTTATGAAGatatgcaaaaggaaaagaaagtcaaATTACAGTAAAGTTATCCAGAGAAGGAGGATGTTACACAAACTCATAAGGAAATGACagtcttttttctcttttactatAAATACACGTAACAGTTTAGCAGAAAGACAAGCTAAATTTTAAGATTGTTCACATTTGAAAGTTGTATTATACTCTCTGCTAACGATAAATAAGGAACAGGTCCTGACAATGGAATCTGACATTGCAATTTTCATCAACAGATCTTTGAAGACTGGTTTTAAAGAAGGGTTAAAACAATGATTATGTTTGCAAAGTTCTGAGAAGTCCATCTGTTGTCCAAACTTTGGATTAAagtccttatttttttcctttacttagAGACAGGTATATACAGTGCTGTTGTAATAATGAAACAAATGTGAAATCTACTGTAAAGTTGCACAATACAGAAAACTGTTGCTCCATCTTCTACTACATAAATGTGTGACTCCACAGGTTAAtaatgctgttttgtttttttgttaagtTGGAATTATTCCATCACGTCTAAGACCTCTCTTTAATTCCAAATCCTCCAGTTTTTTCCACAGTTCTTCAcgctctttctctttcttcttctcactgacagatgaaataaaacaaacagttAGCAGGAGAGaatatttatgttaaaaaatatatagctGACATTAAATAGCTGCATTAATTTTCTTGAACACAACTGCAATTTTCCTAACATATATTTaacctttatattttttctttttgttaccTACATAAATTTAACTAAACAAAGCAGTATGAGAAGAGCGTAAAATGTAAGCTGAGCAAAGTGACAGTGCTCATAGACACGAATTTGCAATgagtaattaaaaaatgcagtggaCTTTTACTACAGAACTgtcaaaattataaaaattaaccATTTGGACTAAGCTAGGCAAttctttttatgtttatttctttaagaTCTAATAAATCTTGTAAATCACAGCAACGTTCTAGAAAGCATTCCCTGATTCTTTTAGAATCACTACTTTTAATTACATTGACTGCTGGCTTAGGCACCAACCAAGGCAAAGTTCAACCTAGAAGATGTGCCTTTTGTTCAGTGAGTTACTCTTTTCCCACACCAAATTCCTAAAAGATCTATTTAGCATTTGCTTTAACAACAGACTTTAGTGGCTGATTTGAGAGAATTAAACAGAAACCTAACATTTACTTTACCTGCATTGTTTGCTTTCTAAATTTCCTGTCTCTGCCACAGCTTACTGTGAATAAATCTCCTTGAGACTGCAAGGCACAAAATACTTTCAAGTTCTATGACATCACCTTGTAGGTTTAGATGAAATGGAAGTCTAACAATGACAGATACACAGATTCTCTGCCAGTCACATTACAGAAGTCTTgagaaatatttccagggattaGAAACATTCCTACACACTTTGATTCAGTCAACATACCAACATCTGGCTCATTTGTTTGGAATTTTGATTTCCCAGGAAGAttttaaacatataaaaaacacaaacaatgTTCAGATAAATCCCTGAAGAACAGTAAAGGGAAATTAAGAGCCTATTGTTACTAGAAAGTATTTACAGTTAAATACAAGAATAAGTGAAATAGCCTTACATTTTCAGGCTACTTACCAATATTTATCTTCTAATCATTAAGCTGTATGTGCCTGCTTACCTAAAGGTCTGTTAGAGGATGATCACCTCATCCAACTTATCTATTTGACCTATCCTAGCCATTAATATTGAATGTGTTTCTCCTCAAGTTTTAAGTGATATCAAAGCTACCCTTCTGAAATGTGGTTTTATTGAGATGCTAaagattttctgaaaacattaagGAAAATATCCTGGCTTATAcgttcagattttaaaattgtaagaagtaaataaaaatggtGAAATGGTTAGCACCAGCCTTGGTAAGAAATACAATGTCAGCAGGTGCAAAAGCAATTCTGTGTGCAGTTCAGCCACTAAACCTCCCCCATTATCCAGACATGGGACACACCACTGCAGTGTCTGGTCCTGTTCAGAGCAGAGTTTCTCTTCTTAAGGGGCAAAGTGCAACCACAAATTGATTCAGGTCACCAAGCTGCCTCGGTGAATATCTGGACTAGATGATCAGTCCTAAAACTCTCTGCCTTTTTGCTAGGAAACCACACAGTTTGTCTCAACTGCACTACATGACTGGCACTTATTTAGCAATACATATCAAGAGTATCTGGCTCCTTAGTTTAAATATATCTCTAAACAAGTCTCTACAAGTAAAATATCAAATTAATGAACTAGCCTGTTAtgtgcaggttttttttatgtGCTATAAAACAAAGTGGAATGAAAGGCCAGTGACTCCAGTCACACAAGTCAAAAAACTACAACAGCCAAGAGACTTTCAAGGTTGGACTACCCTAAAAACTTCTGCTGACATGCAGTGTCCTTTGCACTGCTTGGGTATAACTTAAATGAAGTTGCAACTGTTCAACGCTCCTGaaatttgctcctttttttcacCTAATCTTTGCAAAAGGTGAAACTTTTGAGAAAAGATGCCACACTGTAATGGAGAAATAAAGATtaggaaaaatgggagaaaagaCAAGAAGCCACTGGAGTTGAACTAAAGCCTCTATGAGTGGTGTATTTAATGGATCCTACATGCTGAAAGATTCAGATATAGCAGGACCTctgaataagaaataaaaaggttGAGAGATGTCTCTTTAAGATCACATCCAGCCAACAAACAGCAGCTTGGAAAATCGTATCTTAGGGGTTTCCCTCATGTCTCTTTCCAAACCTCagtctaacttttttttttttttacagtctttAAGCAGAGTGTTACCTTTAAAcccttgttttcattttatcatTAAAGATCTTGATACACTTAAGTGTTGTGGAGTCAAAAAGGAATTGCATGAGGAACGTGGATTCCTCATGCAATGGATACTGTATTTAATAAAGCCTAAAGAACAACCTGCACACAACCTCACATCCTGCAATGAGAAGCCTAACGAGCAGGCAAGGGCAAAAACGGGGCAGTGTCTTTTATGTCTGAGAGTCTGCAACTGCACCTGAGTGTAAGGGGAGAACTAAACTGCAGGCCTTGTGCACAGCTgacaaaaaaagctttaaaaagttACCGCTGACGATCTGACTTGTAAGTGGCTGTCAGCTCGTCAAACATGGTGCTGTTCATTTCCATAAATGCCTTCAACACATTGTAGACTAAAGCCACAATAGCCCTGTGAAAcatggaagaagaagaagaaagaaaggaatccATTAGTTTCAGGTGAAATCAAACGTGAAATAAAAAGTGTCTTCTCTTCCCAGCCTTTCTGTGACCAATTCTGTTCCTGCAAGTATGGTTATGTAAATTCTTCGATTGCAGTGAAACTACTTTTGATTAACATGCTTAAAGGTGAGAATCAGCTTTCATGTCCCTACTGACTACTGAAATGGAGCAGGCCAAAACTCTAAGGTAAAAGGCAACAACAGAAAGCTATTGCATATAACTACAGTCTCTTCCCTCATGCTGTGGAGCAATTCTAAATGCAACTTCAGAGATTCAAATCATCAATGCTGGCAGAAGGAACAGAATTCAAACACAAAATGAAAGTGATTCATATTTCCTTATGATTCTTCTATGAAGCTGAATATTCAGTGCATCTATGCAAAATACAAAGCTGTATTTCAAGAGTGATTTCCTTGTGCTCATACAGTTCatattcattttctctttcacagtTCCTGATCCACTACTCTGGCTGTCATATTCTGACCCATGGCTGCTTAAGAAGCAGCTCTTCAGCCAGGAGGCAGTGAATCAACAGTACAAGTGCCAGGAACCTTTGGAGCTAATCCTTACAGGAcacacaaactgtgtgccatTTCCCACACACCCCTGTCTCTCTCATCTCTAAAtaaactttcatttttgttgcctatgtgaaacattttcttataaatataaaaattctttaaatagcTCCTTTCTTTTAGATGTGTCTTTACCTGGCTCGTGTAACAAAATTCCTATGGATATGAAAACTCTGAATTGGGATACTGGAATATTCTCATTACCAGAAGCATCCCAGTGTATAATATTAAAAGGTTGGAGACGAGTACTGGAATACTCTGCTATGAAAAGTGTCTTTTTGTGACCAGTGTTAAGTTACAGAGGCTTTCCAGCAGCATTAGATTTGTCATGGAAGCACACAAACTTCAGAATTTGACTAGGTACAGAACAAAAAGACCAATGTTTGAAAAGATGAAACATTTTACAGTAAGGTACCAAAGCAACTGGGACCTGAACATAGCACAGCTCATTAAAAATACGGGGTTTACTAAATGCTAATCATCTTGACTTAGAAAAACTTTGCAACTAAAATAAAGGATATATGTCATCTTACTGTAATAGAATTTTTcataaaaacactttttactAGGTCATTCAGTTTACAATAAAATTGCCTAATTATCACAATATCAATATTAAGTAACTGCTCAATTATTGTCATAGAGAACAGCTGAATTGAAATAAATTTAGTAAAAACAACCCAACCTAAGAACATACTGTCTGTATGTTTCatggatgtttaaaaaaatgccaaCGCCAAAAGTCTCCCAGAGGTATCAGCTGATGATACAGCCACAAAGCTTTATTAATGCCAAGTGATATTCTTCTACACAATTTACAATCAGGCTTAAAAGCCAACCCGTTTATAAAAAAACTGCGTAGGAGAAATACTTGATGAGcaacatttttccttcaataACAATGTAAcatttaattccttcttttttccaacTTGTTAGAAGACCTATTTTTATCCTACAAAGTAGTGATTTTTGTACACATACcagttaattaaaaacattGAGACAAGCTCATGTGCAGACTAATATATATTGTCATTAACAGAGCTGCACTTGCTCAGAGCAGCTTTGAGTCTGCATCTCTCCCATTCAGATGTTCTTTAGCAGACATTCCCTGAGTTTATCAGTGAGATGTCAAATGGTAAGAGATAAAGTGTAAATGCACAAACTTACGGATTCCAGTGCTCTTTAGAAATCCTGTAAAGGCTGGAAAACATGATGGGAAGTATAACGTTTGAGTTCTCCTCTATCAAACTCATGATGTATTCATTATTCCAATAATACAGCGCTCTTTCAGCCACCTTTgagacaaagaaataaaatattaacaggAATTCAGACACCTGTAATTTTGTGATTTTCTGATAGAAAACAAATCACAGATAAACTCTACAAAGGTGACCTACCAGGAGTCATTAGTTTTGGAATTAAGCTACTCTAATCAGTAGCATAACATGCATTAATGGAATTAATTTCTATCCTGACTGTTCTGACAGTTCTGACCAGTTCTCATCCCACAGCACCCACTCTATTTCCTGAGCAATGTGTTATTGCTCACTGAAGACTGGGTGCAGACACAGcatcagcactgcagctgaggaggggaaagAGCAGACAGACTTCCCATCACCCTTTCCCTCAAAATCAGGAAGAGTGCAGTTGGAAaaagcccagcagtgctgggatacCAGAGGAAGGAGACAGGGAAAGGCCCAATAGCTGGGCTGGATAGGAGAGGAGAAATCTTAAGTGTAGGGAAGGTACTAAGGACAGTAATTACCCTGGGGAAGAGCTGACGGGTTAGGAAGGAGGATGCTGCTCTgaattgtaattttaaaaaatatgtagtCCAAGGAAGAGCTGAAAAGTCACATCTGTCTTTGTGCCAGGACAGATCAACAGGCTTAATATGGAGACACTACAGGCCATGACACCACAGGCCTCTTCACATACCCATTTACACCTCATTCATTCCCCTTCCTCCCATTATACAATGTGATTAAAATAGGCTACAGTTTGTGTTACCTCTAACCAGACACGTGGTTACATGGTTAGAAGGAATCAagtcagaaaacagaaactgcACAAGACTGCCCCAAAAGCAGGAAGCAAATCCATCCTCCAGGGTCTATAGGGCCAGCACCTGCCACCCACAGTGAGAAGGGCTCAGAGTCTGCTTGGACACAGGTTAAGAATTTGTGAGGGGCTCAGGACAAGCTCTGTGCTGTAACCCCAAACACCTCTAACAAGTTATTCATGGAGCTCAGACCTAACCTCCCACCCCAACATATCCTCTTCCACTGAAGAcaagtatttaaaaacataacgtaaaataatatttacatttgGGGGGAGTTATGTTTGAAACTGAGACTATACATTCCTATATAAACAATAACCTCTACCACTGACCTGAAAATGAGGGCTAGAGACACACTTGGCAATTTGTTTAAACAAGGGTTCCTGGATTTTGACAAATTGTGATGGTTCAATTACATCCAAGATTTCCTCCAGCTCTCCTAGGAACATGAcctaaagacaaaaagaaagcattGGATGTAAAACCTCCAAATCATCTTGTTCTGCAGAATGCTGGTAACCTCCAAATTCTACTGCTTCAGGAAGAAATGGAAACCTCACTAGCTCAGTGAGACCCTCTCTCAAAAAATGTCATCAGTTCTACCACTGGCAGCTTTTGGACTCAGTCCCTTAAAACAAGGACAAGTTTCTTCTTCAAGTGCtgcatttaaagtattttgaatGAAATTCAGAATTGCACCAGTACATACATCCATGCTGAAAACCTTGTCTCATACAAAGATCTGAACAACCAAGGCTTAAACTTTAATAAATGAGGAGATTCTCCTAATTTTACCTCATTTTTGAGAGCAATATTGAAAATAACAGTTTTGCTGTTTCACAAAACCTCACACTAGGGAAACTCTGATTTGCATCTGAAACAAAAATGCACATGTTTAACTGAATCTTTTACATGTTTAGCAGGTAAACACCACGTACAAGATCTTTCATCCTCACTGGAAAAATACTGCCTTCATATATAAACAATTCCAAATCTAACAGAGTTTTCAAACCTATCCTCaactgtttattttctcctttctaaaAAATTCTCTGCACCAGTACAAGGAATTATTTTGTGAATAGAAACCAGACTTATGAAACTTTTCACAGTCAAAACTGTTCAAAAAACTAGAATTAAAGTACTGAAAAATCATCTACAAGAATACCAAGATAATTATTTAAAGACTCTCTGCTTATTATGTTTTAGAGCAAaataacacctttttttttctttgtaatactAGCATATCACTTACCTCTTTCTGACTGCAGGTTTTTGGCCAGAATTTCATTAAACCTCTAATGACctaaattagaaggaaaaagaagttagattttttacttttctctctaCAGGGTAAACCATttgtagtgaaaaaaaaaaaaaaagtatgaaagaaatataaagaaatatttactggTTCTGTGAGTGAGGGGTCTTTCTCCAGAAACTGTACTATGCAATACGCCAGCTGTGAAGAGGTAAgaatttacaaaaacaaaattagaacatttctattaaaaaaaaaccacaaaaccccaacttttttaaaaagagacacTTAAGGCAAAATGCTATTCAGCTCTCTCAAACTACACCCAATTTTAGACTGAGATGCACAGTTTGCCTGTGCAAATCCATTCAAAGTTCAGTTTATAGGAAACAAGAGGACACTTTACAAGAGCAATTAGAGTGACAAAGTAGAATGTAAAATAAGAATCAGAACAATTTGGAATTCTAAATACAGTCATACAAGCAATGTTTTAAAGCTTCTGCTACTCTCTTAAAGTGCAACATTTTACTAATTTTATACAGCAAAGTCATGAGAATTCTTGCAAGATGAGTCGACACAGCTAAAACCCGGAATAACATACTTAGAAAGCAGAGCTTTATCACcataagaaatactgaaaattttcaCTATCTGAAAATCAGAGAGAAAGGCAACAGAAAGCAGTTATCAGAGGAAAAATTACATCATGAATGCTGAAGGTATAAAAAGATGTATGAGAGCATAAATGCTGTATTAAGGAATCTGTGAGGGagaatattaaatgaaaaaatgtggGTATTAGTATTCAGAAGGTTGTCAGGGTGAAGAAGAGCCTTGACAGAACAAGACTAAGGAAACCCAAACATCCCCTTGGGAGAGAGAACGGGGAAGGCAAACTTGTGAGAATGAgaaaagagcagagaggaaaacctAGAGAGAGAGAGCTTAACTACTAAATAAAATTTCCAAACTATTACAGATGTATGTTATGTTTTTAATTACCTAATCAGAACAGAAGCTAGATATTTATCATACAAAGGATACtgaattaattgttttaaaaatctattctattttttttagaattttccCCCACTTTTTATGTGAATGTAATTAAATTTACAAAGCAACATATAATTCTTActgaacagaaaatattctcATAATTTCTACCTGTGCATGGAAGAGTGATAAACTCCTGACTGTGTGTAAAGGGATCAGCACCTTCACCAGAAACTGTTTATGCTCTGCCTTGAGAGGTAAAGCAAAACCATTGATAATACTGGAAATTAGAGAAGAAATATCTGTTAGTGTCATCATCACAAACAGCAATACTGAGGTCTGAACAAGCACTTTCtagattaaaatatatttagcagTCAGGAGCTGTTTACAAACAGCACTTATAAACAGGTGCTGACTTTGGTCCTGCTTTATATTAGCAGGGCACTACATATCTAGGTAGAAATCCAGCTCCCATTAGGAATAACCACATAAACAGCTGCACAAACCTGTTGCCAAACAGAGAAGACCTCGTCTATGTGGTCTGTAAATTCATGTGAGCAAGGTGGTCTTGAGTAATTAACCTACCAAAATTAGACTCACTCGAAACATTCACTCTGCTAAGTGtgctcagaagaaaataatcctCCAGCATGTAAGGATGAAGTGTGCAGTATTTAATGGCTCACACACATAAAATCAATCCAACACTTTGGCTGTAACTTGCATGTAGTTAGATATTCTTGGCAAAGATGTGACAGAGATTTGCACATGGGCTTAAAGATGAGCATGTGCACACATCTGTTTTCAGAATCAGGGATTATCATAATACTTTTTCCGAATCTGACACTATCCTGATGTGTCCACAAGGGAAGTCTGAGTTAGATAATAAATAAAGACTCCTTTACCTTCCTAAAATTTCCAACAGTTCAGCTACGCCATTGAAGTGTTCAGTTTCATAAACaaatctaaaaaaagaaaagttaaatataAGTGATATATCAGTTTCCTAAAGGGTTCATAAGTCAAAAGCCCCTTCTTCCACAACTTACcgtagaaaaatattatttatctgTTTTCGGATAAATGCTCTAAGACCCAGGAACTTGCCATAAATTCTGTGCAAGACTGTTTTTAGGTAGTCTCGTTCCCGAGGGTCTTCACTGTCAAACAGCTCCAACAGCtgtgtttaaaggaaaaagagaattgAAACAGGAGACATTTGACAAGTAGGACACACAGGCTTCTGTATGAAACTGAATGCATGAAAACACATGAATGAAAGAATGTAACATCCATAGTACCCAAGCAGTAGATATCCAGTATTAAAAAGATCTGCTGGAATCTCAGTATAACATCATAAAACTCAGAATGATTAATTTGTGATTAACTGGCTCCAAAATGCTGCCCTTCTTCTccccaaaaataaatataagacAGTTTGCCTTTTACCATCCACCATTCCCTGACTCTGCAGAACCAGAAGATCCTCATTTGCTCTAATACTTTGTTCTCACAATGCTGTGTCAAGGTCACATTTTTCTAATTGCTTGTAATTCATATGATGAGCTCTTAAGCCTTCCTAGTGATTGCATGGCTCTCACGCTGTGGAAAGACTCAACAGGGAAGTCCATGTCAGCACTGGACCTGCTGTTACAGGATCTCCACCAGATGCCACAAATCAAAAGCATCAGAGGGAATTAATCCTTCACTTTGAACAAAATGGTGATTTCATTATCAatgccaattaaaaaaacaaaccaaaacaacaaataaagaaaaaaaaaaacccaatagaAAACCCACATTTACTAAGCAGCTCTTAAATACATAGCAAAATGGTTATGTGAGACTCAGTCAAGAGAGAAGGTGTTTTAGTGTCTGGTATTGTACAAAATATATCCCAAGCACTGACACCTGAAGCTGCATGAAATGAGCAGCAGGAATATCACCTGCAGACTTTTTTGTGTTCCCCTTGAATCCTCTGACACAACAGTATGAACTTTCCCTTAGCCACcctcttcattttcttgtgACACCACAACATTGGCTATTCTGGTGGATGTTTGGCATAAATTCAGAGGTAAACTTCAAAGCAAAAAGCACAACCAATTGCCAGGAATGTGCAGAAACCAGGGAATTTTAGGTAATTTTTAGTAATCATAGGCACCCAGTATCTGTCTTGCATGAAAGAAGTAACTGTGAACCAGTACCTGTCTTGCaagagaaataaagacagtTTGTCAAACAGGTCTTACAAATGGGTAAGATGCTGTCAGAAAATCCttacaggagtggcagaaaACTAAATTATCTTATATTCACAAAGAGATAAATTATAAACACCTATTACAAGTAGATTTGTCAGTGTATGCATGCTACATCTGATCTCTGTTAAAACTTCTACACAACTTTGAGGAGGTGAaaaaaagataggaaaaaatatgattaaaaGTTGTTAGGCTGTCTGGGATTTTGCTTTCTAACATCCAGGTCTAACACTGATGCACACATTCTTCCTCATTGTTTGGAAGATTTCTGCAGCTTGCAATGAGACCTCACTGTATTTTCCTTGCAGTAAGAATCTGTGCTTGGGATTTCATGAGGGAAGTATGAGGTTTGTCAGCTGCCCTCCAGAGGTTACCAACACATTGCTCTGCTCAATTAGTTCtagatttaaataaataaatagtcaCCTCATCCTTCCCCAAATAGCACATTTCAGCCTAAGACAGCAAACAGCTGGAAGCActtatgatttttgttttcttactggATTGAAAAGTATTTATATTTCCAGTTCTCTTATGCAGATCCTCTCTGGAAACACTACTAAACTAAgtctctcattaaaaaaaaaaaaaaaaaaaaaaaaaaagacaataatttTGCTATGTCGAATTTGTTATCAGGTTTCAACAATAAAAGTCTTATTTTTATGAATAAGCTTCAAGACTTccataatttattttgactATTCTAAACACACATAGAAAGGGGAACTTAATTTTCCAAAATAGCAACCTACATAACACAGAGACTTGTGGATATATTTGAATAGTATGTCTCTTAGCAACCACTGCCAACCATTTCAAACTGTACATAAGCAGGCTTTAGAAATGAACAGCTACACTGgtaaatacagtattttattaTAACATACAGCTGAAAGCCAGAAACACAGCtatactttaaaacaaaaaaaagaaaaaaacaactaaacaagcaaaaagtttgaaaaaagtccattaaaaaaacattaacttttaaactttttttttttcatacaagcATCCTTACTGCCAAGGAGCActtccttaattttttattaaaaattaattttgagaaaAAGCTGATTCCAAATACTCCAAATGTTTGTGTTGTCAGTGTCACAAGACACCAAAATGCTTAATGCTCTTAAGTCTCAAATTGCTTTCCTGTGTAAGAGACCTCAGTTGCAGATACTCAGGAGTTACTCCTGAGATAAAACAAACACAATAGGAAGTGGAAGGACACCCCAATTCCTACAGTTCACCACAAAGTATTTACACACA
The window above is part of the Vidua macroura isolate BioBank_ID:100142 chromosome 6, ASM2450914v1, whole genome shotgun sequence genome. Proteins encoded here:
- the PPP2R5E gene encoding serine/threonine-protein phosphatase 2A 56 kDa regulatory subunit epsilon isoform isoform X3, which gives rise to MRTSQMKAEKRKRLGSKWEAHRVKSDGHVIKKSRDMSSAPTTPPSVDKVDGFSRKSVRKARQKRSQSSSQFRSQGKPIELTPLPLLKDVPSSEQPELFLKKLQQCCVIFDFMDTLSDLKMKEYKRSTLNELVDYITISRGCLTEQTYPEVVRMVSCNIFRTLPPSDSNEFDPEEDEPTLEASWPHLQLVYEFFIRFLESQEFQPSIAKKYIDQKFVLQLLELFDSEDPRERDYLKTVLHRIYGKFLGLRAFIRKQINNIFLRFVYETEHFNGVAELLEILGSIINGFALPLKAEHKQFLVKVLIPLHTVRSLSLFHAQLAYCIVQFLEKDPSLTEPVIRGLMKFWPKTCSQKEVMFLGELEEILDVIEPSQFVKIQEPLFKQIAKCVSSPHFQVAERALYYWNNEYIMSLIEENSNVILPIMFSSLYRISKEHWNPAIVALVYNVLKAFMEMNSTMFDELTATYNEKKKEKEREELWKKLEDLELKRGLRRDGIIPT
- the PPP2R5E gene encoding serine/threonine-protein phosphatase 2A 56 kDa regulatory subunit epsilon isoform isoform X2: MRTSQMKAEKRKRLGSKWEAHRVKSDGHVIKKRDMSSAPTTPPSVDKVDGFSRKSVRKARQKRSQSSSQFRSQGKPIELTPLPLLKDVPSSEQPELFLKKLQQCCVIFDFMDTLSDLKMKEYKRSTLNELVDYITISRGCLTEQTYPEVVRMVSCNIFRTLPPSDSNEFDPEEDEPTLEASWPHLQLVYEFFIRFLESQEFQPSIAKKYIDQKFVLQLLELFDSEDPRERDYLKTVLHRIYGKFLGLRAFIRKQINNIFLRFVYETEHFNGVAELLEILGSIINGFALPLKAEHKQFLVKVLIPLHTVRSLSLFHAQLAYCIVQFLEKDPSLTEPVIRGLMKFWPKTCSQKEVMFLGELEEILDVIEPSQFVKIQEPLFKQIAKCVSSPHFQVAERALYYWNNEYIMSLIEENSNVILPIMFSSLYRISKEHWNPAIVALVYNVLKAFMEMNSTMFDELTATYKSDRQREKKKEKEREELWKKLEDLELKRGLRRDGIIPT
- the PPP2R5E gene encoding serine/threonine-protein phosphatase 2A 56 kDa regulatory subunit epsilon isoform isoform X5, with the translated sequence MSSAPTTPPSVDKVDGFSRKSVRKARQKRSQSSSQFRSQGKPIELTPLPLLKDVPSSEQPELFLKKLQQCCVIFDFMDTLSDLKMKEYKRSTLNELVDYITISRGCLTEQTYPEVVRMVSCNIFRTLPPSDSNEFDPEEDEPTLEASWPHLQLVYEFFIRFLESQEFQPSIAKKYIDQKFVLQLLELFDSEDPRERDYLKTVLHRIYGKFLGLRAFIRKQINNIFLRFVYETEHFNGVAELLEILGSIINGFALPLKAEHKQFLVKVLIPLHTVRSLSLFHAQLAYCIVQFLEKDPSLTEPVIRGLMKFWPKTCSQKEVMFLGELEEILDVIEPSQFVKIQEPLFKQIAKCVSSPHFQVAERALYYWNNEYIMSLIEENSNVILPIMFSSLYRISKEHWNPAIVALVYNVLKAFMEMNSTMFDELTATYKSDRQREKKKEKEREELWKKLEDLELKRGLRRDGIIPT
- the PPP2R5E gene encoding serine/threonine-protein phosphatase 2A 56 kDa regulatory subunit epsilon isoform isoform X1 codes for the protein MRTSQMKAEKRKRLGSKWEAHRVKSDGHVIKKSRDMSSAPTTPPSVDKVDGFSRKSVRKARQKRSQSSSQFRSQGKPIELTPLPLLKDVPSSEQPELFLKKLQQCCVIFDFMDTLSDLKMKEYKRSTLNELVDYITISRGCLTEQTYPEVVRMVSCNIFRTLPPSDSNEFDPEEDEPTLEASWPHLQLVYEFFIRFLESQEFQPSIAKKYIDQKFVLQLLELFDSEDPRERDYLKTVLHRIYGKFLGLRAFIRKQINNIFLRFVYETEHFNGVAELLEILGSIINGFALPLKAEHKQFLVKVLIPLHTVRSLSLFHAQLAYCIVQFLEKDPSLTEPVIRGLMKFWPKTCSQKEVMFLGELEEILDVIEPSQFVKIQEPLFKQIAKCVSSPHFQVAERALYYWNNEYIMSLIEENSNVILPIMFSSLYRISKEHWNPAIVALVYNVLKAFMEMNSTMFDELTATYKSDRQREKKKEKEREELWKKLEDLELKRGLRRDGIIPT